One stretch of Oceanipulchritudo coccoides DNA includes these proteins:
- a CDS encoding MgtC/SapB family protein translates to MEVEQFSLTFLHSLVVGVSVGALIGLIRQWSDTHIEEPVESSAGLRTFSLWSLVGFLSAYVHDVHAPFFFPVSFATFGIFLIAANTLDKGSHRGLGLTSYSAAILTFLVGALIFWQQLQAAMAIAVTIGILLASKPFVHRWTSNLTNEDILSLLQFLAVTGLILPLVPNQGFGPLDAFNPYKIWLMVVLISGLGFVGYVAVRLLGTRAGITVTGLAGGLASSTATTLALTRNSRDTPEIAHTLAFGIIIANTVMIGRVALIILALNQQLFWEILTPMTIMALPTTALLLWRTLPSRKRQEEVDLPELSNPLSMKLAIKFALLYGLIVFLIKAVSGWGEGSGFYPVAFISGLTDMDAIALTLTNEQSEGALTLVRAAKGILIGAIANTIFKTGFALWLGDKKLRKPLLTGMIPMILAGLIGLASIGLF, encoded by the coding sequence ATGGAAGTTGAGCAATTTAGTCTGACTTTTCTGCACTCGCTTGTTGTCGGGGTGAGCGTTGGCGCATTAATCGGCCTGATCAGGCAATGGTCAGATACGCACATTGAGGAACCCGTTGAATCAAGTGCGGGCCTTCGGACTTTTTCCCTGTGGTCACTAGTCGGATTTCTTTCCGCCTACGTACATGATGTGCACGCCCCATTTTTCTTTCCGGTTTCCTTCGCCACTTTCGGGATATTCCTCATCGCTGCAAACACCCTGGACAAGGGCTCTCATCGCGGGCTTGGACTGACCAGTTACAGCGCGGCAATCCTCACTTTCCTCGTCGGGGCCCTTATTTTCTGGCAGCAATTGCAGGCTGCCATGGCGATTGCTGTGACTATTGGCATTCTTCTCGCGTCAAAACCCTTTGTTCATCGGTGGACGAGCAACCTCACCAATGAAGATATCCTCAGCCTCCTCCAATTCCTTGCCGTCACTGGGCTGATCCTGCCACTTGTTCCCAATCAGGGCTTTGGCCCGCTGGACGCCTTTAATCCATATAAAATCTGGCTCATGGTGGTCTTGATCAGCGGGCTTGGCTTTGTCGGGTATGTTGCCGTCCGCCTGCTGGGCACCCGGGCAGGTATTACAGTAACCGGACTTGCCGGAGGGCTGGCCTCGTCAACCGCCACCACCCTTGCGCTGACCCGGAACAGCCGCGACACCCCGGAAATTGCGCACACCCTCGCCTTCGGTATCATCATTGCCAACACCGTCATGATCGGGCGCGTCGCCCTGATTATCCTTGCCCTGAACCAGCAGCTTTTCTGGGAAATTTTGACGCCGATGACCATCATGGCATTGCCAACCACGGCTTTGCTTCTCTGGCGGACCCTTCCCTCGAGGAAGCGGCAGGAGGAAGTGGATTTGCCTGAATTGAGCAATCCGCTTTCCATGAAGCTCGCAATCAAGTTCGCGTTATTGTACGGTCTCATTGTATTCCTCATCAAAGCCGTCAGCGGCTGGGGTGAAGGTTCCGGTTTTTACCCTGTGGCTTTCATTTCCGGTCTGACGGACATGGATGCCATTGCCCTGACTTTGACCAATGAGCAATCGGAGGGCGCACTGACGCTGGTGCGTGCGGCGAAGGGTATTCTTATCGGGGCGATCGCCAATACCATTTTCAAAACGGGCTTTGCCCTTTGGCTGGGCGATAAAAAGCTTCGAAAACCGCTACTGACCGGCATGATCCCGATGATCCTTGCCGGACTGATCGGCTTGGCCTCAATCGGGCTGTTCTAG
- a CDS encoding rhodanese-like domain-containing protein, translating to MKFVIQVSLLLLGAGLLAGVHGLIVGSSGSSHALAKHGLEVDEAIGLGSALWVDARSPEAFAIGHYPGAYNINMDNWMEGVGLLLEAWDPGESIIVYCDGSSCSASRELAYRIRSELGLEPAYWLRGGWEALESEKGVLE from the coding sequence GTGAAGTTTGTTATTCAAGTCAGTCTATTGCTTCTGGGCGCTGGCCTGCTAGCTGGTGTGCATGGGTTGATTGTGGGGAGCAGCGGGTCTTCCCATGCCCTGGCAAAGCACGGACTGGAAGTTGATGAAGCGATTGGGTTGGGGTCTGCCTTATGGGTCGACGCCCGCTCGCCTGAGGCATTTGCAATTGGGCATTATCCGGGGGCCTACAATATCAACATGGATAACTGGATGGAGGGGGTAGGCCTTCTGCTGGAAGCCTGGGATCCCGGGGAGAGCATTATTGTTTATTGTGATGGCAGCAGCTGCTCTGCCAGCCGGGAGCTGGCTTACCGGATACGTTCCGAGCTGGGTCTGGAGCCCGCCTATTGGCTAAGAGGCGGGTGGGAAGCGCTTGAAAGCGAGAAAGGCGTGCTGGAATGA
- a CDS encoding FtsB family cell division protein, protein MIVILSGVTTALFLVWSQTRREYANFEQRRAEAELRLTALREEREAKEAYLRAFLSEPDFVERVIRERMGYIAPGEIVFRFENP, encoded by the coding sequence TTGATTGTTATTTTGTCTGGAGTGACGACCGCCCTTTTTCTCGTCTGGTCCCAGACCCGGCGAGAGTATGCAAATTTCGAACAGCGGCGTGCTGAGGCGGAATTGCGCCTGACAGCCCTGCGTGAGGAGCGAGAAGCCAAGGAGGCTTACCTACGGGCATTCCTCAGCGAGCCTGACTTTGTCGAGCGCGTCATCCGTGAGCGCATGGGGTACATCGCCCCCGGGGAAATTGTCTTTCGATTCGAAAATCCCTGA
- a CDS encoding anti-sigma factor, whose amino-acid sequence MINQQTEERASLYVLDLLEGEDRVLFEKELKESAELQQLVNELSAALYDPLMKVRTPVRPDLLEKVVRKISVKDDTVVSSTKSDPAPVPWTYIWAVAALILLGMNLLLLFLVRDQAAIRPDDLVAGGERDYTDPAGEISGELGLSEEERTILEARIARLEQDLASSEENADLYLSELEKAGERESEVSRYNAEWQQEYARLAARILPFFEPNDGLGRFTVIEMVDSEAFANDLPRRGFADLAGRFLTGEGNIAGVGTEEFVGPVVEGAGILSATADPTQPGLTPIARGTPTVMADSPALPDTAMGPEAPQAAVLNEEPTGFTVWRDDEQKGFLDLYNLPELDEGQEAYLWVRSSELDPYVPVGVVPQLDNGTGSIFYSVDEPNFTPTEILITSEEAGAAGSEPGNTVILRGP is encoded by the coding sequence ATGATTAACCAGCAAACAGAGGAAAGGGCTTCACTCTACGTGCTCGACCTGCTTGAGGGAGAGGACCGGGTCCTGTTTGAAAAGGAGCTTAAGGAATCCGCTGAGCTCCAGCAGTTGGTGAATGAATTGTCCGCAGCACTTTATGACCCTTTAATGAAAGTCAGGACACCTGTCCGGCCTGATCTCCTCGAAAAGGTTGTCCGCAAGATTTCCGTGAAGGACGACACCGTTGTATCTTCCACCAAAAGCGACCCCGCTCCAGTTCCCTGGACCTATATCTGGGCCGTGGCCGCGTTGATTCTCCTTGGAATGAATTTGCTTCTTTTGTTCCTTGTCAGGGATCAGGCCGCGATTCGTCCTGATGATCTTGTCGCTGGCGGTGAGCGTGACTACACGGATCCAGCAGGCGAGATCTCCGGTGAGTTGGGATTATCAGAAGAGGAGCGCACGATTCTTGAAGCACGGATTGCCCGGCTTGAACAGGATCTGGCCTCCAGCGAGGAGAACGCCGACTTGTACCTGAGTGAACTGGAGAAAGCGGGAGAGAGGGAGTCTGAGGTCAGTCGCTACAATGCGGAATGGCAGCAGGAATACGCCCGTCTGGCAGCGCGAATTCTGCCATTTTTTGAGCCAAATGACGGGCTTGGGCGGTTCACGGTGATTGAAATGGTGGATAGTGAAGCCTTTGCAAATGATCTTCCAAGGCGTGGGTTTGCTGATCTGGCGGGCCGTTTCCTGACAGGGGAAGGTAACATTGCCGGTGTCGGGACCGAGGAATTTGTGGGGCCAGTCGTCGAAGGGGCAGGTATCCTCTCCGCCACCGCGGATCCCACTCAACCCGGGCTAACCCCGATTGCCAGGGGGACCCCCACAGTAATGGCGGACAGTCCGGCGCTTCCCGACACTGCGATGGGTCCTGAAGCACCCCAGGCTGCTGTGCTGAACGAGGAACCCACAGGATTTACCGTTTGGAGAGATGACGAGCAGAAAGGCTTCCTCGATTTATACAACTTACCCGAATTGGATGAAGGACAAGAGGCTTACTTGTGGGTGCGTTCGAGTGAACTGGATCCCTATGTCCCGGTTGGTGTGGTTCCACAGCTGGATAACGGAACAGGCTCCATCTTCTATTCAGTTGACGAGCCGAATTTTACCCCGACGGAAATCCTCATTACTTCTGAGGAAGCAGGGGCGGCCGGATCAGAGCCTGGGAATACGGTTATCTTGCGGGGTCCCTGA
- a CDS encoding MauE/DoxX family redox-associated membrane protein, whose amino-acid sequence MSRLIWVVQGFISLFFFFSGISKLLDPAAFSMAIERYQLVGGTLSWAIALWLPWLECMLAATLWSRNWRLPSLALLIGMMGVFQIALLSALLRGLDISCGCFGTEVESGVLFSFIRNFFLLGAILLVMLRRPSTT is encoded by the coding sequence ATGAGCCGCTTGATCTGGGTGGTGCAGGGCTTCATCAGCCTGTTTTTCTTCTTTTCGGGCATCTCGAAGCTGCTTGATCCGGCGGCCTTTTCAATGGCCATCGAGCGGTACCAACTCGTCGGTGGAACGCTGTCCTGGGCGATAGCCCTTTGGCTTCCCTGGTTGGAATGCATGTTGGCTGCCACCCTCTGGAGCAGGAATTGGCGACTCCCTTCCCTTGCCCTCCTGATTGGCATGATGGGGGTTTTTCAAATTGCCCTGCTAAGTGCCTTGCTTCGCGGGCTGGATATCTCGTGTGGCTGCTTTGGCACGGAGGTCGAGTCCGGGGTGTTGTTTTCGTTCATTCGTAATTTTTTCCTTCTTGGGGCAATATTACTGGTCATGCTGAGAAGGCCTTCGACAACATGA
- a CDS encoding succinate CoA transferase produces MSLPFPELTAQEAASLIKDGQTIGFSGFTPAGAAKVIPRALAERAKEEHAAGRPFRIGVVTGASTGDSLDGSLADAEAVAWRTPYQSNVSMRKAINSGKTHFFDMHLSLLQQWVRYGFLGKIHAAVVEAAEVTPDGQITLTTSVGAANTFLHQADKIILEINSHHPTELYGFHDIYEPEDPPHRREIPIYSTHQRCGEAVVRVDPSRIAGIVFSDEEDEVGTFKDPDAVTNKIGENVADFLAAEIRSGRIPKSFLPIQSGVGNIANAVLGAMGVHPEIPAFEMYSEVIQDSVISLMENERLQFASGTSLTVNPAILDKIYSNLDFFRRRMVLRPQEITNNPEVVRRLGIVSINTAIEVDIFGNVNSTHIMGSNMMNGIGGSGDFTRNAYISIFTCPSVAKGGKISPIVPLCSHLDHSEHSVQVVVTEQGIADLRGKDPLERAREIVGNCSHPDYREELNLHLKDVIGGHTPQSLNRAFNMHQRFLETGSMQG; encoded by the coding sequence ATGTCATTGCCATTCCCGGAACTGACTGCCCAAGAAGCAGCATCCCTCATTAAAGACGGACAAACAATTGGATTCAGCGGATTTACTCCAGCTGGGGCCGCTAAAGTCATCCCCCGTGCATTGGCGGAGCGGGCCAAGGAAGAGCATGCCGCAGGCCGCCCATTCCGGATTGGTGTTGTCACTGGGGCTTCGACTGGAGATTCCCTCGACGGTTCTTTGGCAGATGCGGAGGCCGTGGCCTGGCGCACCCCCTACCAGTCCAATGTCTCGATGCGGAAAGCCATCAACTCTGGAAAGACCCATTTTTTCGACATGCACTTGTCTCTCCTGCAACAGTGGGTGAGATACGGTTTTCTGGGCAAGATCCACGCCGCGGTCGTCGAGGCGGCGGAGGTGACTCCCGATGGGCAAATTACCCTGACAACGAGCGTTGGCGCCGCCAATACGTTCCTTCATCAGGCGGACAAGATCATTCTTGAGATCAACAGCCACCACCCGACTGAGCTTTACGGGTTCCATGACATCTATGAACCGGAGGATCCGCCCCACCGCCGTGAAATTCCAATCTACTCCACTCACCAGAGGTGCGGTGAGGCCGTGGTACGTGTCGACCCCTCACGCATAGCAGGAATTGTCTTTTCCGATGAGGAGGACGAAGTGGGCACTTTCAAGGATCCTGATGCGGTGACCAACAAAATTGGTGAGAACGTGGCGGATTTCCTTGCCGCGGAAATCCGAAGCGGTCGCATTCCCAAATCCTTTCTACCCATCCAGAGTGGTGTTGGAAACATCGCCAACGCGGTCCTTGGAGCAATGGGAGTGCACCCTGAGATTCCAGCCTTTGAAATGTATTCGGAAGTGATTCAGGACAGTGTCATTTCCCTCATGGAGAATGAACGACTGCAGTTTGCCAGTGGCACTTCATTGACTGTGAATCCGGCCATTCTGGACAAGATTTATTCCAATCTCGACTTCTTCCGCCGGCGAATGGTCCTCCGTCCGCAGGAAATCACCAATAATCCTGAAGTGGTCCGGCGATTGGGGATTGTTTCCATCAATACAGCCATCGAGGTCGACATCTTTGGCAATGTGAATTCCACACACATCATGGGGAGCAACATGATGAACGGTATTGGCGGTAGTGGCGACTTCACCCGCAATGCCTACATCTCAATCTTCACGTGTCCCAGTGTTGCCAAGGGAGGCAAGATCAGCCCGATCGTTCCTCTCTGCAGCCACCTTGACCACAGTGAACACTCAGTCCAGGTCGTTGTGACCGAGCAAGGCATCGCTGATCTCCGGGGCAAGGATCCACTTGAACGCGCCCGGGAAATTGTCGGGAATTGTTCCCATCCGGATTATCGCGAGGAACTCAATCTACATTTGAAGGACGTGATCGGTGGCCATACGCCACAGTCGCTGAACCGGGCCTTCAACATGCACCAGCGATTCCTCGAAACCGGGTCCATGCAGGGTTGA
- a CDS encoding FKBP-type peptidyl-prolyl cis-trans isomerase — protein sequence MRPTSLLAISVVSLVAWTPVSAEEAVAPAPAPAPVDTSAAFKSMGYAMASQLRLNIGFSDEEMEQIFDGMRLAANGETEPEGFKEAIAQAQQIYMAKMQEFQQAEQERAKLVAEENKAEAAAFFASLDEKEGILKTESGLYYELIEAGEGEAPKETDRVKVNYRGVLIDGREFDANENAEFMVNRVVPGFSEGLQLLKKGGKIKLYIPSELGYGDRPSQPGRLIEPGDALIFDVELLEIMEAPTPPKGLGSPPPLPPNMKPPSGPPPGPPPGPPPGPPPSNVPPTSPPKEIPTKD from the coding sequence ATGCGACCCACTTCGCTCCTGGCGATTTCGGTAGTCTCCCTAGTCGCATGGACTCCTGTTTCTGCTGAGGAAGCAGTTGCCCCAGCTCCGGCACCGGCACCTGTTGACACCTCTGCAGCATTCAAGTCCATGGGATACGCAATGGCCTCCCAACTCCGACTGAACATCGGGTTCTCGGACGAAGAAATGGAACAGATCTTCGATGGGATGCGCCTCGCCGCCAATGGAGAGACTGAACCGGAAGGCTTTAAGGAAGCGATTGCCCAAGCCCAGCAAATCTACATGGCCAAAATGCAGGAGTTCCAGCAAGCGGAACAAGAGCGCGCCAAGTTGGTTGCTGAGGAAAACAAAGCTGAGGCAGCTGCCTTTTTTGCTTCCCTGGATGAAAAGGAAGGCATACTGAAGACCGAAAGCGGCTTGTATTATGAGCTGATTGAGGCAGGTGAAGGTGAAGCCCCGAAGGAAACCGATCGCGTCAAAGTCAACTACCGCGGTGTCCTCATCGATGGTCGTGAATTTGATGCAAATGAAAATGCGGAATTCATGGTGAATCGTGTCGTTCCTGGTTTCTCGGAAGGTCTCCAACTCCTCAAGAAGGGTGGAAAGATTAAGCTCTATATTCCTTCCGAGCTTGGTTATGGCGATCGCCCGTCACAGCCTGGCCGTCTTATCGAGCCTGGTGATGCCCTCATTTTTGACGTGGAGCTGCTTGAGATCATGGAAGCCCCGACTCCGCCGAAAGGCCTCGGGTCCCCTCCCCCGCTTCCCCCCAATATGAAACCGCCGAGCGGACCTCCTCCAGGCCCTCCGCCGGGACCTCCGCCAGGCCCACCGCCAAGCAATGTTCCTCCGACGAGTCCCCCAAAGGAAATTCCAACGAAGGACTAA
- a CDS encoding RNA polymerase sigma factor, translating into MKTPGGFSPEDEAASDYLGGMANRDVECLKALYTLYHRPLLSLIHSVMGDSGGAEEILQDVFVRAYRDAGRYDSDLGAPFPWLATIARRMAIDWLRKKQRRPGIVDLEREQPERDADKIFAANENHPHQQMELRLIAEHLERLPEGQGQVLRMAFLQGHTHSEIAQILGKPLGTVKSDLRRGLLQLRKDYLGEND; encoded by the coding sequence ATGAAAACCCCGGGTGGTTTCAGTCCTGAAGATGAGGCAGCTTCCGACTATCTGGGAGGAATGGCTAATCGTGATGTGGAATGTTTGAAGGCCCTTTATACGCTGTATCATCGACCTTTACTGTCTTTGATCCATTCGGTCATGGGCGACTCGGGTGGAGCTGAGGAAATCCTTCAGGATGTGTTTGTCCGGGCTTACCGGGATGCGGGACGTTATGACTCAGATCTGGGAGCGCCCTTTCCGTGGTTGGCGACAATTGCCAGGCGCATGGCAATCGACTGGCTTCGCAAAAAACAGAGACGTCCGGGAATTGTCGATCTTGAGAGGGAACAACCCGAGCGGGATGCTGACAAAATCTTTGCAGCGAATGAAAACCATCCACATCAGCAAATGGAGCTTCGCCTCATTGCGGAGCATCTTGAGAGGTTACCCGAGGGCCAGGGACAGGTTCTCCGGATGGCTTTCCTGCAGGGGCATACACATAGTGAAATTGCCCAAATTCTGGGCAAACCATTGGGAACGGTTAAATCCGATTTGCGTCGGGGCCTTTTGCAGCTGAGAAAAGACTACTTGGGAGAGAATGATTAA
- a CDS encoding phosphopantothenoylcysteine decarboxylase, which produces MNASPIRCLVSAGPTREHFDPVRFLSNPSSGKMGYALASAASKRGWHVDLVSGPVSLPVPEGVELTRVVTGQEMYNAVSERFDACDILIMTAAIMDYRPKSIADHKIKKFELEMLIEMEPVIDVLATVARRKINQLIVGFAAETDHLEEYATKKLENKKADFVVANLIGGPAGAFEKDSNKVLVLRKNGQTIALGPLTKVALAGELLDLFEPELIRKVASKSADPGGTNAEAS; this is translated from the coding sequence ATGAACGCAAGCCCCATCCGCTGTCTCGTTTCGGCCGGACCGACCCGGGAGCATTTTGATCCTGTGAGGTTCCTCAGCAATCCCTCCAGCGGCAAAATGGGGTACGCCCTTGCAAGTGCTGCTTCAAAGCGTGGCTGGCATGTGGATCTGGTCAGTGGCCCAGTCAGTCTTCCTGTTCCTGAGGGAGTCGAACTGACACGGGTGGTCACTGGTCAGGAAATGTACAATGCTGTCAGTGAGCGTTTTGATGCATGTGATATCCTCATCATGACGGCCGCCATTATGGACTACCGCCCCAAGTCCATCGCTGATCACAAGATCAAGAAATTCGAGCTGGAAATGCTCATAGAAATGGAACCGGTCATTGATGTTCTGGCGACTGTTGCGAGGCGGAAGATAAATCAGTTGATAGTTGGGTTTGCTGCTGAAACAGATCATCTTGAGGAATATGCCACCAAGAAACTTGAGAACAAAAAGGCTGATTTTGTCGTGGCGAATCTGATTGGAGGGCCGGCCGGCGCATTTGAAAAGGATTCGAACAAGGTTCTTGTCCTACGAAAAAACGGACAGACCATCGCTCTCGGCCCGTTAACCAAAGTGGCTCTTGCCGGAGAACTTTTGGATTTGTTTGAGCCGGAGCTGATACGAAAGGTGGCGTCTAAATCTGCTGATCCAGGGGGAACAAATGCAGAAGCGTCATGA
- a CDS encoding RNA polymerase sigma factor, translating into MAANPPKDDPSVELMLRLRDGNEAAFDQIVERWQSSLINFFYRSLKSYEQSEDLTQMVFVRVYRAAPKYEPRAKFSTYLFQIARRLLINEYRRSQAKPLESWDPADLHAISSDREDRRYSELEEAFEQVLHKLPEKQRTAILLLKQQELSYQEIANVMEANESAVKTWIFRARQFLKQELKDLV; encoded by the coding sequence ATGGCGGCTAATCCTCCAAAGGACGACCCGAGCGTGGAGTTGATGCTAAGACTCCGGGATGGGAACGAGGCAGCTTTCGATCAGATTGTCGAACGCTGGCAATCCTCGTTGATCAACTTCTTCTACCGCTCGCTCAAATCCTACGAGCAATCGGAAGACCTGACCCAGATGGTCTTTGTCCGCGTCTACCGGGCTGCCCCGAAATATGAACCGCGGGCCAAATTCAGTACCTACCTTTTCCAAATTGCGAGGCGGCTCCTCATCAACGAATACCGTCGAAGCCAGGCCAAGCCCCTTGAATCATGGGATCCCGCAGACCTGCACGCAATCTCCAGCGACAGGGAGGATCGGCGCTATTCCGAGCTCGAGGAAGCCTTTGAGCAGGTCCTGCACAAGCTTCCGGAAAAGCAGCGGACGGCGATTCTCCTTCTGAAGCAACAGGAGCTCAGCTATCAGGAAATTGCCAATGTCATGGAAGCCAATGAGAGCGCCGTGAAGACCTGGATTTTCAGGGCACGACAATTTTTGAAACAAGAGCTTAAAGATCTGGTTTAA
- a CDS encoding sensor histidine kinase, with translation MQKRHDPLDSLVERVDELDAASRVNLISRLARERQLMNTVISTLREGVIVLEPSGKIEYANPSACDMLGLNDRDLSEITLWRAVPDLARTLNLSRKGFLKEDASVSRELELSYPERRIVRLYLVPIEETVQDVQIARYAVILSDITKEHVKTRQEIENERVKSILELSAGVAHELGNPLNSLNIHLQVMQRKLDRMKGSHDVEKLEKSLAICSGEVERLDSIITHFLEAVRPREPQLHDLDLISPLEESIEFLGPELEGAGIRVDIELASSLPVVQGDRDQIKQVFFNLIKNARQAMQEGGIIRIRASSDDEFVYVQIGDTGEGISQENLSKVFQPYYTTKKEGHGLGMMIVERIMRDHGGQIGLDSRASVGTLVTLQFPQKHRRIRLLKDS, from the coding sequence ATGCAGAAGCGTCATGATCCATTGGACAGTCTTGTCGAGCGGGTGGATGAATTGGATGCCGCCAGTCGGGTCAATTTGATTTCGCGTCTTGCCCGTGAACGGCAGCTCATGAACACGGTTATTTCCACGCTGCGGGAGGGGGTTATCGTTCTCGAGCCCTCTGGGAAAATAGAATATGCCAACCCCTCTGCATGTGACATGCTGGGATTAAACGATCGCGACTTGAGCGAGATCACCCTGTGGCGCGCAGTCCCGGACCTGGCCCGGACCCTGAATCTCTCCCGCAAAGGCTTTCTCAAGGAAGATGCAAGCGTTTCCCGGGAACTGGAGTTGAGCTATCCCGAGAGGCGTATCGTGAGGCTTTACCTGGTTCCAATTGAGGAAACGGTTCAAGATGTGCAGATTGCCCGTTATGCCGTCATCCTTTCAGATATCACGAAGGAACACGTAAAAACCCGGCAGGAAATTGAAAATGAACGGGTTAAATCCATTCTGGAGTTATCGGCAGGGGTGGCTCACGAATTGGGAAATCCCTTGAATTCCCTCAATATCCATCTCCAGGTTATGCAGCGGAAATTAGACCGGATGAAGGGTTCCCATGATGTTGAGAAGCTGGAGAAATCACTGGCTATTTGCAGCGGTGAAGTGGAGCGGCTGGACAGCATCATCACTCACTTTCTTGAGGCGGTCCGGCCGCGTGAACCCCAGTTGCATGATCTCGATTTGATTTCCCCCCTTGAGGAATCAATTGAATTTCTGGGACCGGAACTGGAGGGAGCCGGCATTCGTGTTGATATCGAATTGGCGAGCAGTCTGCCGGTTGTTCAGGGAGACAGGGACCAGATCAAACAAGTGTTTTTCAATCTGATCAAGAATGCCCGGCAGGCCATGCAGGAAGGCGGAATTATCAGGATCCGGGCATCCAGTGATGATGAGTTTGTCTATGTCCAGATTGGCGATACGGGAGAGGGTATCTCCCAGGAGAATCTTTCAAAAGTCTTCCAGCCCTACTACACGACAAAGAAAGAAGGGCACGGCTTGGGCATGATGATTGTCGAGCGGATCATGCGCGACCATGGCGGGCAGATCGGGCTGGACAGCCGCGCATCCGTGGGAACCCTGGTGACACTTCAATTTCCGCAAAAGCACCGCAGAATCCGGTTGCTCAAGGACAGCTAG
- a CDS encoding ExeA family protein: MYKEFYGLKEMPFNITPDPHFLFFSPRHQEAIQHLRYGINEKKGFIVLTGEVGCGKTTLCRYLLNEIENRPIETALILNPRVSETQLLQAILRELGVEKVKQSRQECLEQLNALLLKLIDQGKDIVVIIDESQNMTFQALEHIRLLSNLETNTQKLLQIILIGQPELKEKLQHKSLRQLRQRILVHYDLQPLARDEMEQYIRYRLIIAGANGRPEFTKAAMGKLFKHSKGIPRIINNLCDKSLLSAFVRSKDMVTWWDVRRAVKDIKKL, translated from the coding sequence ATGTATAAGGAGTTCTACGGCCTGAAGGAAATGCCCTTCAATATTACGCCCGATCCCCATTTCCTGTTCTTTTCGCCAAGACATCAGGAGGCCATCCAGCATCTCCGATACGGGATCAACGAAAAGAAGGGATTTATCGTCCTGACCGGCGAGGTAGGATGTGGAAAGACGACACTGTGCCGCTACCTGCTCAATGAGATTGAAAACCGGCCCATTGAAACGGCATTGATCCTGAATCCACGTGTCTCGGAAACGCAGCTTTTGCAGGCGATCCTGAGGGAATTGGGAGTGGAAAAAGTGAAGCAATCCCGGCAGGAATGCCTCGAGCAGCTCAATGCACTCCTTCTCAAGTTGATTGATCAAGGCAAGGACATCGTCGTTATAATTGATGAGTCCCAGAACATGACCTTTCAGGCCCTGGAGCACATCCGGCTCCTTTCCAATCTTGAGACAAATACCCAGAAACTGCTGCAAATCATCCTCATCGGGCAACCCGAGCTAAAGGAAAAACTTCAGCACAAGAGCCTGCGCCAACTTCGCCAGCGCATCCTCGTCCACTACGACCTGCAGCCCCTTGCGCGGGATGAGATGGAACAATATATCCGCTACAGGCTCATTATTGCCGGCGCAAATGGACGACCTGAATTTACCAAGGCGGCGATGGGAAAACTTTTCAAACACTCGAAGGGCATCCCCAGAATAATCAACAATCTCTGCGATAAATCCCTTCTTTCTGCCTTTGTCAGGTCCAAGGACATGGTGACTTGGTGGGATGTGCGTCGCGCGGTCAAAGATATTAAAAAGCTATGA